From a region of the Atribacteraceae bacterium genome:
- a CDS encoding dihydrolipoamide acetyltransferase family protein, with protein MASGIKVPSVGQTTSEFQMLAWRKSVGESVKKGEVLFEIETDKAVLEVESFREGHLLTILAPVGSLVNTGQVVAYVGELGEVLPEEGDERKVSPSAEPIQKKDETTSGGLVPLSGKRILASPAARKLAREKGISLASLIPENGQTVKKRDVSTASLPADPALPFTDIPLTDFRRLIARRMTQSQRDIPQFTLEVSLDMTDLETYRKNLNDRRRDGEAWISLNDCLVVALSRAVREVPAVNARFQGESIRVFHEVNVGFAVATERGLLVPVLRGAEKMTLRQVAGQRVQLVEQGRLGKLTPANLSGATITLSNLGAWGIDRFTALINPPETAILAVGQVTERLVSREGKPVSRLTVFLTGSFDHRVIDGSDAARFMRQIKILVENPTDFLS; from the coding sequence GTGGCTTCCGGGATCAAGGTACCCTCCGTGGGACAGACCACCAGTGAATTTCAAATGTTGGCCTGGCGCAAGAGCGTGGGGGAGTCCGTTAAAAAAGGAGAGGTGCTCTTCGAGATCGAGACCGACAAGGCGGTATTGGAAGTGGAATCTTTCCGGGAGGGACATCTTCTGACTATCCTCGCTCCGGTGGGATCTCTGGTGAACACCGGACAGGTGGTCGCCTATGTCGGAGAATTGGGAGAGGTATTACCGGAGGAGGGGGACGAAAGGAAGGTGTCGCCCTCCGCAGAGCCGATCCAAAAAAAGGACGAGACGACAAGCGGTGGACTGGTCCCGCTCTCCGGGAAGCGGATTCTGGCCTCGCCCGCGGCCCGTAAGCTGGCCCGGGAAAAGGGTATTTCTTTGGCGTCCCTGATTCCGGAAAATGGTCAAACGGTCAAAAAGCGGGATGTTTCCACCGCAAGCCTCCCAGCGGACCCCGCCTTGCCCTTTACCGACATTCCTCTGACGGATTTCCGGCGTTTGATCGCCCGGCGGATGACTCAAAGCCAGCGGGACATTCCCCAGTTCACCCTGGAGGTCAGTCTGGATATGACCGACCTCGAAACCTACCGAAAAAATCTGAACGACCGGCGCAGAGATGGCGAAGCGTGGATTTCGCTCAACGACTGCCTGGTTGTCGCTTTAAGCCGGGCGGTTCGGGAGGTTCCGGCAGTGAATGCCCGCTTTCAGGGAGAGTCCATCCGGGTTTTTCACGAGGTCAATGTCGGTTTCGCGGTGGCCACGGAACGGGGCCTGCTGGTACCGGTCCTCCGGGGAGCCGAAAAAATGACTCTGCGTCAGGTCGCCGGACAGCGGGTCCAATTGGTGGAGCAAGGCAGACTGGGCAAGCTCACTCCCGCTAACCTCAGTGGCGCGACGATCACCCTGTCCAACTTAGGAGCCTGGGGTATCGACCGCTTTACGGCACTCATCAACCCCCCGGAAACGGCTATCCTGGCCGTTGGGCAAGTCACCGAGCGCTTGGTGAGTCGGGAGGGGAAGCCGGTCTCCCGTTTGACCGTCTTCCTGACTGGTTCGTTCGACCACCGGGTGATCGATGGAAGCGATGCGGCGCGCTTTATGCGCCAGATTAAGATCCTGGTGGAAAACCCAACAGATTTTCTCTCATAA